The following DNA comes from Papaver somniferum cultivar HN1 unplaced genomic scaffold, ASM357369v1 unplaced-scaffold_128, whole genome shotgun sequence.
TTAGAACCGGAAACAGGGGAGCCTTGGATTTGTAGTAAGACACTCACCATTGCGCTCACTTTTTTGTTTTTGGTCCAAGTTCTGTACATTCTGTACATGCATATCCATAAACAGATATGTAGAGTGGCTGTTACAGTGTTCTTACATCATGTCCATGAACATTGATATATCATATAGATGTGTAGCTCAGCTTCTCGAAGGTTGTCATTGTACGGGTCTCATTAGTGGGATCCtgaaaatatctttttttatGTTTCCGTTGCAGTTATGTAATTTTTCTAGGAGCTGTGAGAAATGGAGTGAAATAAAATAAAGAGATAAGCCAATGTTGGGATCTTTCTGGTAGACCAATAAAGTTTAGATGGTTGGTCTAAGCTGTATTTCGGATATCATGTGTACTTAGTAGATCTGTTTCCAGCTCACGTTTCTAGTGCGGCAATTGTTTCCTGTTTCATACTTAGCGTCATTCTAAATTGTCAATTTAATTCTCGATTCTGGTAGACTGGCATTGCTGCTTCAATTGTGGTGGAGGTCCAGAATTTCATTGCATTTCCTGTCCGAAAGCTGTATGCAAACGCTGTGTTAAAGGTGTGGAGTTTGCGAATTTCAGAGCAAAAAAGAGCTTCTGTGGTGATTGCTTAAAGCTTCTTCTATTAATAGAAGAAAATGTTGAGGTCGACTCTGATGGGGTATTTCTGCTTTCCTAAGCGTGCTTTGATTAAATTTTGACAAACCTACACTGTCTTTCAGCATATTGATTGGTAAACCTTGTCTGTTATGTTTAGTCATATTAATTCCAGCTATATTTGCAGGGCAAGATAGATTTTAAGGACAGGGAAACATATGAGGGCCTGTTCAAGGAATACTGGGATCTAATAAAAGACGAGGAAGGCGTAACTTTAGAAGATCTCTATACTGCTGACAGACTATTGCATAAGGGCAAGGGAAATAAAAAAGAGGGCTACAAGGGCAATAAAAGAGAGGGCTgcagaaaaaaaattgattcagaTAAACTTTTTATATGTGATAAGGAGGATGAATTGTTatcggattttgaagaaaatgAGGAGGATCTAACACTGGCAATAGTTCCATCCAATGGGATTCCACATCCTGCACTGAAGTcgatgaaaagaaaaatgaaaaagaaaaaagtgttTATCGGGTGGGGATCGAAGCCTCTAATAGATTTTCTTACATCCGTTGGCAAGGATCCAAGCCAGACTTTTTCTCTTTTTGATTTGGTCAAAATTGTCAACGAATATATCACCAATAACAGACTCACTGatcgagaaaagaagaagagggttaTATGCGATGAAAGGCTCCTTTCTCTTTTAGGGAAGAGGACAGTGAACCGAACTAAAATTCGTGACTTGTTGGAACCACATTTACGTGATAACCAGGATTCATCAGAGGAGGATGAGTTGAGTGATAACTCAGAAGAGGGTGAAGGTGCTTCAAATTCTTGCAAAAGGCAAAGAAGGATCAGCATGGACAAGGACAAGACAAATGGGACAGTTAAAATTAAATTTGCTCCGCGTAGCTGTTTTGCTTCTATAGTAACTCAAAACATCAAGTTGGTTTATTTGAAAAGGAGCTTAGTTCAGGATCTATTAAAAAAGCCTGATACTTTTGATGGCAAAGTGGTTGGAAGCTTTGTTAGGGTCAAAAGTGACCCTAATGATTACCTCCAAAAAAATTCTCACCAGCTTCTGCAAGTTACTGGTAGGTTCTGTTATTAGACTATTGTTTGCTTATGCATTGCTTTACTCTCTCTTCTGCTGAAACTATGCCTCGAAGTATCGCTAATTGCATCACTAATATGATAGGGTACGTTCGATGGCAAATGAAATCAAATTCTGCCATCAGTGTAGTATATTATATCTCAGCAGTGTATCTCCATACATAATGTATCTAGTAAGATGTTACAATTTTATGTCTCGGGTGAATTAGATACCTAGTGATAGTATGTTGCATTTTTCAATAGGTGAGAGGTTGGTCTGTTTGCCCGTCGCAATATTTTGGTCGGGCAGTGAGTTTCGTTTGTAGGATATACTGTGGGTACACTGAAATGCTGTATGGATATCTGAGATTTATGCCAGTCATAATGTTAGTCAGTAGTGCAATAAAATCAAGTAGATGTTCTGCTGGGTAATTGGATTGAACTTTCACCAGCTAGACAATCCCCTCTTAGAAGTTTACATTCTATCGGGAACAGATATGTATATGCCATTATATGATAATGCTGATACGATATTTGCTGTAACTCAGGGATACAGAAGGTTTCGGAGGCGGGTGAGAGTAATACAGAGATTAACTTGCAACTCTCAAGTATGAGTGACGGTGTCCAGATACGCATGCTGTCAGATGATGATTTCACTGAGGTAAAGCTGCTTTTTCCCTGCCACATTAAAACTATAACTGTACTGATTCTGTTGGGCCAGATGACACTACAGAACAACTGATGTTTTTATTATATTTACATCGTTGTCAGACCGCCGAGTTGGTTGGATCTCATGGTCTACTGACTGTAGATCTGTTCTCCGAGAGATCGCTTGACTTAGTTCACAAGTAGAATTTTACTGGCCAGACTCGTATGGAACTAGTTCGAAATTTAGTTGACTTACGAGTTATCTCTAATTAATTTTCTGAGAGAAACACTGCATAAGGACTTGTCTAGTTAGACCTGAACAAAGAAAACTCAAGGTGATAATATGGCCCAAAAAGATCGTTTGGTGGACGTATTTTCACCTCACAAGAGATCACTTCTTGTTCAATTTTCTTGTCAACTTGCTTTTATGTGTTTGCAGGAAGAGTGTGAGGACTTACGCCAGCGTGTGAAAGATGGTCAGGTGAAGAGGCCCACTACTGTAAGTTTTAACTTCACCTGTGTCTTTTGTTAAAGTTATTTGCTTATGGAATTCCGAAAATAGTAATTACCCTGCATAAATTCCTAACCACGAAGTCACAATATTTTCAAAAAGATCTTAACAAAGCAATCAGTTTAGTGTATACGTTTAACACATGTGCTAGATTATATGTTAATTATTCACCTTCAATTCCTGCTCCAGTCGTGTGAATCTGAATTGCTTAGAAATCCTGGCCCTTGACTAGACTATTTTTCCATCTGACTGCTGTTGAGTGAATTTAATAGACGTGCTACATATAGAGGGCCATATAAGTGTCGTGGTAATTGTAACTGATACAAgatatctcacacagaaaacctTCTACTTTTCATGTATTTTGTTAAGTGTCTGCTGATCAAATCTTTACAGTTTTCTCCTTATTTGCTTTTTGTTAGTGGGATCTTGAGGGGAAGGCCAGAGTTCTGCACGAAGATATTACATATCATGTAAGCTTTTTTGAAccttataaaaaaattaaaatatggCGATACCTTTCTCCATCTTCGTTTGAGCCCGTTCGTTGGTCAGGACTCACTTAGTAACTATGATGGTCCTGCTTGTGTAGGAGGTTTATTTTTCTTCGTGATATGGTATAAAATAGTAGTATGCTTGAGCCTTGAGAACACCTATATAAAATATGAATACTGAATATACaacgaaaaaagaaaaattgcttGATTCACTCAAACAGGTTTTGAAAGAGGTCTATAGTGTCAATGAATAAAACTCatccgtggctataaattttCATAAATAGTTGAATTTTAGATTTCACCATTTTTTTTAGAACTTTTATGTTGCACTGCTTATGCCATTCTGCATGTTGCTTTTCTCTCATGAACAAATTGTTTTCAGTGGATCGAAAGAGAGCTTGCCCTGTTACAAAATCTCATTGATCGAGCAAATGAGAAGGGATGGCGCAGAGAATATCCTTCATGAGAGTGTTACTTTAATGTAATCTATGAAACTGTTGATGACACAAGTGGAATTGTGCTCTCACCCACTCTCCATCTCCATTATAGCTTTTATCTCTAGTTGCATATAACtatactattcatgaggtagatcTCTTATGTCTTGCCTATTAGTATATTATTTTCCTCACTGAGTGTCATGATTTATATGGAGCAGCATGTTAGAACTTAGGTgttatgatttttcttgtatgTTACGTTACCTTGACTTGCTGAGATCCTACGCTCTGCGAGTACCTTGAGAGGAGGACGCTACTTCAGTCACCATCTGAAAGGGAAAGATTGATACAAGAAGTTCCACTAGTAATTGCTGATGAAATCGAGGTTGAGCCTCCTGTTGAGTTGCCTGGAGATGAAAACCCTAACACCGATGATTCACCGAGATCAATCCTTTCCAGGGATTCAGAATCTCTTGATGACGTGGCAAGAAAAGAAACCTCTTCTAGTCCTAAAGATGGAGAAGTTATACCTGCAGGTGCCCTGATATCCTGTTGCGTAAATGTTTTTGATAATATCATCCTGTTCAGTCTTGCAAAGAATTTCTTTGGCCGTTTGGACAAATCTTTTTCTTAACAATCAATACAAATGCAGATTTTAAGCATATTTGTCACCTTTACATGCCAGATTGTAATGTAGAATTTATAACCCTAAATTTCTTTGTCAGAACCAGAGAATTATATTAATGCTAACTCAGCACTGTCTCAAAAGATGAAATCTTGGGTACTTGTAGATGTGCACCTAAAATGCTTATTTTGGAAATTTGCTTTCTTTTGCATTAAACGCAAGCATATCAGAGCTGAAGTCAGATGCAGGCGTGTATCTAGGGCAAATTATTAACTTGATTTCTTTTTTGATGTGTGAGCTGCTATTGAGGAACTCATTACAGATTGAAACGCAGTCTCGCTTTCTGATTACCATTGATATCTCAAATTGAGGGAGTGTATTTATGGAAGTTGCGCAACTTCATTACTAGAACTACTGTACCTGTGGCATTTTCATGCTTTGCCAACTGCATAACTATACTGTCATTCTTATTTTCCAGGTCGCGGtagcaagataaaaagtattaCTTATGCAGTTGTTGAATCAAATATAATTATGAATGAAGTCCAAGATGGGGGAAACATTGCTGCCGGAGTGTCTGATGACTTAAAAGGTAAATGATTTTGATCTTTATTACATTTGACTTTTAACTTGTGTGCACACTTTAAGTCAACCATAGATTTCTTTGGAGCAGGAAGTTCGTTCCAACATGGATTTCTGTAGTATTTtcgtgttatttttatttatttaagtaaTCTTATCTTCTATGTCTAGATGGCATGAGTAGAAATGTTGTTGCTAAACTAGATTTCACTGGGAATGAAGATCGAAATGGGGGAACTGTTTATGGCAGCGTGGGTGAGAAAGTAAAAGGTGGGTGAATTCATAGCTTATCCAACTTACTTGCAAACCTTTCTTTAAAACATCCAGATTTATTTCCTTTCAGATTCTACCAGACGAAAATTTAGAAGTGATCATCTCCTGGAAATGAATTTGAAAGAAACTCGAAAATGCGTCTTAGTTGCTCTAATTTGAAACACAAGACTCTGGTGGATTAATTCTATTATTTGTTTTATGATGCCTATGTCTGTTTGGAGTCGTTGACTAATGgatttttttcttgtttgttcGTAGCTGCAGCATCTGTTTCTGTAAACTGTACTAAATTGGAAGTTGATGTTGTCAAGGAAGAGCAGAAACAATCTCGTTCCAATAAAATTGAGCAGCAATCATCAATAGAGGATGCCAAGCAAGAAAACAATGAAAGAAACTCCCTAATTATGAACAAACACCAGGATAAGGTGGACGTTATGGTGATTGATTTAGCCAATGAAGATGGAGATGCTTGTGGAAACTTAATTCTTGAGAACCCTGAAAGTTCGATATGGCATTATCTAGATCCTTCTGGTAAAAGTCAGGGACCGTTCTCAATGAGTTTGCTCAAAATGTGGAAAAGCAAGCATTTCTTTACCCCAGATTTTAAGGTTTGGAAAACAGGACAGCCAAAAGAGGCGGCAATCCTTCTTACTGATGCGATATGTCAAGTATACCCTGAAAATAGTAGGTAAAATGTGTTGAATCCTGTTGTATCATTTTGTCCATACCTTCTTTTTTGTCCTTCTAGGATTAATCTCAGTTGCTCATCTGTGTTATGTTGCTGATTGAGTAACTGAATAGTTCCTTTCGGTTTTCTCGGCCTTTGTCTTGTCATGTAGTACAAGTATCTATCTTAGTAATGCCTTGATAGTGGTAATGCCAGAAATGGTTCCATCATCTTTTCAGAAGCGTTTCTTACCATGTTAGAAGTTTTGTTTTGAAGTGTTATAGACTGGGGTCATTTCTGTTTTGATTTGAAAGTGACCTCTTTGTTGTATCATGCTAGTCGCCTCGCCACTTTACCCGGCGCTCTGAGTTGGCGAGGGTACGATTCTTGACATCAGTGGGAAGTGGGAACTCTATAAGAAAATCAAATGATGAAACAGTGAATAATTGCGCAATTTCTTAGAGTTCTTACATAATGGCCTTGTTTGGTAAAGTTTattattatagataatcataaattgataaatgattttgatataatcatttttagaataaATTTTTCCGAACActttttttcaaataattgattattttgattattttagAATGATGATCTCAAGAAGGAGAGGAAAGAACAATGATCTAGGATTTTTTTTAGTCCTATGTAGTTTTTATGTCTCTCTTttgatagtttaaaaaaaaaataagaagaaaaaattcaacttgagtttgagtttgttggaaaaaataattgattataataaattttcaaaacaactttttatgaaaataatggattttttcaattattattaaaataatcaattattataatggttaccaaacacatatagaatccattataatTTCCATAATGAATTATGGGTtgataatcaattaaaataatcGTTACCAAACAACCCCAATGGGTTTAGTGTTTCTAATTCAagcctgttataggggcggcggcatggtttattagaggggagcattataataagacaaaaagggtcattacaagtgtcccttatccaaaaaaaaactggaaatgacaaattaaccctcataattgataacctagtttagtgatgataattaaGTTTAGTGTTaagattaatttcacttatattaactcaaatcAAAACCAGAATCACATATTtagagttaaaagaaaaaaaaaaaccaagaccTGAAAATGACTGGGTATACTTCTTAATTAGTCCCagctagctttttgttgctcaaagttatctaaactacgtaaaaaattcaatttttttacattttcagagctaattatggttggaattttgctcataaccaaTCGTAAATCTAAGTTAccgttcgtaaaagatgaactaccaaccgtaactggttaaatttgaagaaaacccaatcgtaaaaccaattacggttggtaaccaaatgctcgatacgaaccgtaactcagttacggttggtaaccaaatgctcgataccaaccgtaactcagttacggttggtaaccaaatgctcgataccaactgtaattgaagaaaattctcagatataagaacatacggttggtaattgaactattaccaaccataACACATCAAAGTCTCCAGTTACgattcgtaattgagttaaaatcaaccgtaacttacatatacccagaaatttcaattttaattttcatctaaaaccctaatttttgatagaaattaaacttaaatcgaacaaaataaaccaaatcgtaactgggttttcaaaacatacctcatataagtcattacactacacttgattaattttggaggttacggttgatgggaggaggagaagagaagaagaaagaaaataaattttcaatttagctttgattatttttttttgagcactaattatttgtatttttaatttttttcaatttagctttgatttaggttaaaaaatgggaggataatctagtcaatttacacccctataggCTGTCCCCTAACCAATTAGagagacattactatcacactaccgtccctctaataaaccatgccaccCCTGTAACAGGCTTGTTCTAATTTTATCTGGTGAATGAAATATATGGTTTGGTGGAGAAAAAAATTGTTTATGGATGTGGAGATGACTCCTAACAAAAAGAAATAAGTGATCAATTAACTCTAATGAATTAACCTCGAACCCAATGTGATGTGCTTGACATCTTATTAGTACCAGCTAGCGAACGCTGTCTCAGTTATATCAATCAAAAATTGCTAATTCTTGGCCTCAATGTTAAGTTGTCTCAGTTATATCAATCAAAATTTGTTAACTCTTGGCCTCAATGTTAAGTTGAATTGAAGTATGAAAAAATATACCCTTGTTATGAACCCCGGGAGttgaaaatacttttttttttttttgaaaccgaaAGATTAAATAGATTAGGATCGAGAGACTACAAAGTTTGCCTCATCCAGCACTTTTGGCAGATATGTCACCAGGAGGTTCTAACAGCCATACACTGCTCAATCTATCTATTCTTGCAAGTTTAGATAAGATATCTGCTACCTTATTCTTTTTTTTAGGCACATAGTTACAAACCTAAGATCTAAACAATCTAAATAAAGATTTTATTTCTAAAATTGAATTACGAAGTCTCCAATCAATATTTGTCCAGCTGTTTGCAAACGTGTACGCAAACagccggaagctatagtttgcgtacctggtttgcaaacttagtggctaagttctaaaatcggttaagtatgattctcatactcatgaactaaaaacatttatgaattaagtaatgcaatctttgcaaaccatggtttaatgttcatgaatatTGTTTCtcatataagtactttgtacgattacgaatcaatctgattttatttcaattggttcatatatgtTTTTatgtaaacaattgaacaactctatgtgaaacataattagattcatttgattatctttcatgattgattgatcatcatatttgatctgtaggtgttagatgaatgtggttaagacaaaagtgttcatattggctaacttcggttaattgttactgagccaactcaatatacacgtttaggtacggttacccatatctaaatgaaggtatatttcatttgtgtgtaacaagctagacCATCTAATGGTAGAGAGATATTGCTCTGGTTTTAAGCAAacatagcttgaatcttaaatcaggatttcatctaacggtgaatattaaatgctttgttactaagctatcttatctttgattgaaagcaaaccctgatttgaaagatatataagggagaactttagcaactggaaaatctaatcccgacactttcatgtgtcctagttgcgtactagagtcgattatccttgaACCTAGATTTtcccaaaaccatattaggtcaaggacttgaagacttcatttgggattcgtgaagccagattcaACTATTTTCCTTGTAGTTGCGTATTATGATcctacttgttctatcgtattgagtactatcttctctaagatttgctcgagatttatctctgataggtaagatataaaaagtaatcacaaagttcttcgtatCAGAATTTTTGGTTacgcaataacttgttctactgccatatagttaagttattgtgaggtgattgatatttctaggatgctcttcgggagtataagactggattatcaattggttcatgttcaccttgatttatcaaaagagggaacaaaacttcataggtacttttgtgggagacagatttatctatcggaatagacttatctgtgggagacagatttgtttataaggcttcgactttgggtcgtagcaactcttagttctaggtgagatcagctaagggaatcaagtgcgcagaatccgacatgGTTCTAGAAGCGTAAGGAacatgactgtaccttaatcggtgtgagacttggttagggttcaactacattccagtctgaggttaacttgtaataggctagtatccgttgcgacttaatacagtgtggtgttcaaatctggactaggccccggggtttttctgcattttcggtttcctcgttcacaaaatttccggtgtctgtgttatttcttttccgcattatatttgtttatataattgaaatgtcacaggttgtgcgtagttcaatcaattggtaaatccgacctttgtttgttggatataaattgattaacacttgggtattggtatttggtatcgttcaagtattTCTCACATCTAttaggctcatagatttctatctgctTGATTagttgattgatttgagaaaaagagatataactctttgatatctttcttggttgagcttgctttataagctggtgctctcagaataatattggagttagtccatacagattgccgaacgaattattgggtgtggttgttatacccccgcttttcaagACCAATTCCACCTGTTTTATTATCATTAATAAAAGATCCATcaatattaattttaaaaattcCTCTTGGAGGAGGAGACCAGTGGAGATTTTCCCGAACTATGGAGGTGATAGACTGATCGCGGGAGGTGGCTTGGCTTCATATTCTGCGAGCTCTTTTTACACCTTTGAATAATTGTGTCTGGAGATGAATTGTCGTTACTAAACGCCTTGTCACTTCTGGCATTCCAAATACACCAAGCTACAATTGCGATATTACATACTTCCCTTTCATGTACCTGGTGTGCAATGAGTTTGTCAAACCAGTCACAAAACTAGTCCATCAAGTTCCCATAATTGTCGGTACATAAACCCAATGTGGCAAACCACACTAGTATAAATGAAGAACATTCTAGAATGCAGTGAGCAAGTGTTTCCGACACTTGAGCATAGAATGGGAAAGTTAAATATCCACTTTGAATAATGCTTTGCAGCTTGTATCTAGTAGGAAGTATATCTTTGACACATTTCCAAACGAACTGGTTTATTCTAGGAAGCAGAGGGAGTTTCCACAGCTTCTGAACAATTCCTTGCATTCTTTGACCAACAGAATCATTAACATTCTTTTCcttaatcattttcatttattttgattttaaagaaAACCAAACTTTTTTCTCCAGCATCCATACTAATCTATCTTTATAGTTATGATGTATAGAGATTTTCTGAATAAGTCTGGCAGTTGATGCTTCAAAAAGATTGAAAAGAAGACTAATGTTCCATCCTCCAGTGTCTGCATCAAAAAGTTGGTGAACAAAAGAGTAATCTTGATAATGAGTTGCTCCAGCTTTTGGGGTTGGAGGAGCATCAAGTTCTTCGATCCATTTTTAATTccaaatcatgatttttttgtCCTCCAACTGACCAACAACTAAGCCTTTTAATGAATTGTAACTATGAGCTTATGCTTCTCCAAGACAAGTGAAGTTAGCATCTTCTTGTACATTAAAAACTTGACCATATGGAAAGTATTTTTCCTTGAGTAATTGAGCACATATGGAAGAATCATCAGTACATAGCTtccatgcagatttttcttaGAGAGCTCTATTAAAAATTTCAATATCTCTGAATCCCAGACCCCCCATTTCTCCAAGCAATGAAATGCTTTCCTCTATTATTCTTCTTGTTTCTCCAAAAATTTTGTTGAGTTGTATTCATCTTTGTTATAGTACTATCTGAAATTTTGAAGCTTGTCATATGATGTAC
Coding sequences within:
- the LOC113331965 gene encoding uncharacterized protein At5g08430-like isoform X4 is translated as MENTETGEENNEEKVAEDWCFHCKDGGLLLVCDHKDCHKAYHSECVGKDPLEPETGEPWICNWHCCFNCGGGPEFHCISCPKAVCKRCVKGVEFANFRAKKSFCGDCLKLLLLIEENVEVDSDGGKIDFKDRETYEGLFKEYWDLIKDEEGVTLEDLYTADRLLHKGKGNKKEGYKGNKREGCRKKIDSDKLFICDKEDELLSDFEENEEDLTLAIVPSNGIPHPALKSMKRKMKKKKVFIGWGSKPLIDFLTSVGKDPSQTFSLFDLVKIVNEYITNNRLTDREKKKRVICDERLLSLLGKRTVNRTKIRDLLEPHLRDNQDSSEEDELSDNSEEGEGASNSCKRQRRISMDKDKTNGTVKIKFAPRSCFASIVTQNIKLVYLKRSLVQDLLKKPDTFDGKVVGSFVRVKSDPNDYLQKNSHQLLQVTGIQKVSEAGESNTEINLQLSSMSDGVQIRMLSDDDFTEEECEDLRQRVKDGQVKRPTTWDLEGKARVLHEDITYHWIERELALLQNLIDRANEKGWRRELCEYLERRTLLQSPSERERLIQEVPLVIADEIEVEPPVELPGDENPNTDDSPRSILSRDSESLDDVARKETSSSPKDGEVIPAGRGSKIKSITYAVVESNIIMNEVQDGGNIAAGVSDDLKDFTGNEDRNGGTVYGSVGEKVKASVSVNCTKLEVDVVKEEQKQSRSNKIEQQSSIEDAKQENNERNSLIMNKHQDKVDVMVIDLANEDGDACGNLILENPESSIWHYLDPSGKSQGPFSMSLLKMWKSKHFFTPDFKVWKTGQPKEAAILLTDAICQVYPENSR
- the LOC113331965 gene encoding uncharacterized protein At5g08430-like isoform X1; this encodes MENTETGEENNEEKVAEDWCFHCKDGGLLLVCDHKDCHKAYHSECVGKDPLEPETGEPWICNWHCCFNCGGGPEFHCISCPKAVCKRCVKGVEFANFRAKKSFCGDCLKLLLLIEENVEVDSDGGKIDFKDRETYEGLFKEYWDLIKDEEGVTLEDLYTADRLLHKGKGNKKEGYKGNKREGCRKKIDSDKLFICDKEDELLSDFEENEEDLTLAIVPSNGIPHPALKSMKRKMKKKKVFIGWGSKPLIDFLTSVGKDPSQTFSLFDLVKIVNEYITNNRLTDREKKKRVICDERLLSLLGKRTVNRTKIRDLLEPHLRDNQDSSEEDELSDNSEEGEGASNSCKRQRRISMDKDKTNGTVKIKFAPRSCFASIVTQNIKLVYLKRSLVQDLLKKPDTFDGKVVGSFVRVKSDPNDYLQKNSHQLLQVTGIQKVSEAGESNTEINLQLSSMSDGVQIRMLSDDDFTEEECEDLRQRVKDGQVKRPTTWDLEGKARVLHEDITYHWIERELALLQNLIDRANEKGWRRELCEYLERRTLLQSPSERERLIQEVPLVIADEIEVEPPVELPGDENPNTDDSPRSILSRDSESLDDVARKETSSSPKDGEVIPAGRGSKIKSITYAVVESNIIMNEVQDGGNIAAGVSDDLKDGMSRNVVAKLDFTGNEDRNGGTVYGSVGEKVKAAASVSVNCTKLEVDVVKEEQKQSRSNKIEQQSSIEDAKQENNERNSLIMNKHQDKVDVMVIDLANEDGDACGNLILENPESSIWHYLDPSGKSQGPFSMSLLKMWKSKHFFTPDFKVWKTGQPKEAAILLTDAICQVYPENSR
- the LOC113331965 gene encoding uncharacterized protein At5g08430-like isoform X2, whose product is MENTETGEENNEEKVAEDWCFHCKDGGLLLVCDHKDCHKAYHSECVGKDPLEPETGEPWICNWHCCFNCGGGPEFHCISCPKAVCKRCVKGVEFANFRAKKSFCGDCLKLLLLIEENVEVDSDGGKIDFKDRETYEGLFKEYWDLIKDEEGVTLEDLYTADRLLHKGKGNKKEGYKGNKREGCRKKIDSDKLFICDKEDELLSDFEENEEDLTLAIVPSNGIPHPALKSMKRKMKKKKVFIGWGSKPLIDFLTSVGKDPSQTFSLFDLVKIVNEYITNNRLTDREKKKRVICDERLLSLLGKRTVNRTKIRDLLEPHLRDNQDSSEEDELSDNSEEGEGASNSCKRQRRISMDKDKTNGTVKIKFAPRSCFASIVTQNIKLVYLKRSLVQDLLKKPDTFDGKVVGSFVRVKSDPNDYLQKNSHQLLQVTGIQKVSEAGESNTEINLQLSSMSDGVQIRMLSDDDFTEEECEDLRQRVKDGQVKRPTTWDLEGKARVLHEDITYHWIERELALLQNLIDRANEKGWRRELCEYLERRTLLQSPSERERLIQEVPLVIADEIEVEPPVELPGDENPNTDDSPRSILSRDSESLDDVARKETSSSPKDGEVIPAGRGSKIKSITYAVVESNIIMNEVQDGGNIAAGVSDDLKDGMSRNVVAKLDFTGNEDRNGGTVYGSVGEKVKASVSVNCTKLEVDVVKEEQKQSRSNKIEQQSSIEDAKQENNERNSLIMNKHQDKVDVMVIDLANEDGDACGNLILENPESSIWHYLDPSGKSQGPFSMSLLKMWKSKHFFTPDFKVWKTGQPKEAAILLTDAICQVYPENSR
- the LOC113331965 gene encoding uncharacterized protein At5g08430-like isoform X3; this encodes MENTETGEENNEEKVAEDWCFHCKDGGLLLVCDHKDCHKAYHSECVGKDPLEPETGEPWICNWHCCFNCGGGPEFHCISCPKAVCKRCVKGVEFANFRAKKSFCGDCLKLLLLIEENVEVDSDGGKIDFKDRETYEGLFKEYWDLIKDEEGVTLEDLYTADRLLHKGKGNKKEGYKGNKREGCRKKIDSDKLFICDKEDELLSDFEENEEDLTLAIVPSNGIPHPALKSMKRKMKKKKVFIGWGSKPLIDFLTSVGKDPSQTFSLFDLVKIVNEYITNNRLTDREKKKRVICDERLLSLLGKRTVNRTKIRDLLEPHLRDNQDSSEEDELSDNSEEGEGASNSCKRQRRISMDKDKTNGTVKIKFAPRSCFASIVTQNIKLVYLKRSLVQDLLKKPDTFDGKVVGSFVRVKSDPNDYLQKNSHQLLQVTGIQKVSEAGESNTEINLQLSSMSDGVQIRMLSDDDFTEEECEDLRQRVKDGQVKRPTTWDLEGKARVLHEDITYHWIERELALLQNLIDRANEKGWRRELCEYLERRTLLQSPSERERLIQEVPLVIADEIEVEPPVELPGDENPNTDDSPRSILSRDSESLDDVARKETSSSPKDGEVIPAGRGSKIKSITYAVVESNIIMNEVQDGGNIAAGVSDDLKDFTGNEDRNGGTVYGSVGEKVKAAASVSVNCTKLEVDVVKEEQKQSRSNKIEQQSSIEDAKQENNERNSLIMNKHQDKVDVMVIDLANEDGDACGNLILENPESSIWHYLDPSGKSQGPFSMSLLKMWKSKHFFTPDFKVWKTGQPKEAAILLTDAICQVYPENSR